Proteins from one Niallia circulans genomic window:
- a CDS encoding sugar-binding transcriptional regulator yields MFIQDRRILIKVAQMYYEEGATQSEVAKKIGISRSLVSKLLTKAREEGIVEIIIHETRVHQFRNLERKIERLYDLRDVVCIESVGLETSKKQLGEATSEYLQRVIRDGQIIGLSSGTTLNEVAKAIHSVQLLPTATIVPLVGGMGNERVDIHSNSIVSKIGNALQAKYELLHVPVMVDTKEAKEVLIRQPSIRSTLDLAEQSQIAIVGIGGRPEDSTMVKSYLGLEHQQITNDDEIVGDICYNFINKFGKQVDNAWNERVIAIELEKLKAIPLVIGVASGLEKVSAIKAALEGGLIHVLITDGVTGSALVE; encoded by the coding sequence TTTATTCAGGATAGAAGAATATTAATAAAAGTCGCCCAAATGTATTATGAGGAAGGTGCAACACAGTCAGAGGTTGCCAAAAAGATTGGAATTAGCCGTTCTCTCGTGTCAAAATTATTAACAAAAGCGCGCGAAGAGGGGATTGTGGAAATTATTATTCATGAAACCCGAGTCCATCAATTTAGAAATTTGGAGCGCAAAATAGAGCGCCTCTACGATTTACGTGATGTTGTCTGTATTGAAAGCGTTGGGCTAGAAACCTCGAAGAAGCAATTAGGGGAAGCAACTAGTGAATACTTGCAGCGTGTCATCAGGGATGGCCAGATTATTGGCCTTTCCTCTGGCACAACATTAAATGAGGTGGCAAAAGCAATTCATTCTGTCCAGCTGCTGCCAACAGCTACAATTGTGCCATTAGTTGGAGGAATGGGGAACGAGCGTGTCGATATTCATTCTAACAGCATTGTGTCGAAAATAGGCAATGCCCTGCAAGCTAAATATGAGCTGCTGCATGTTCCGGTTATGGTCGACACAAAGGAGGCTAAGGAAGTATTAATTCGTCAGCCTTCGATTCGCTCCACTTTGGATTTGGCCGAACAATCGCAAATAGCCATTGTCGGGATTGGCGGAAGGCCTGAGGATTCGACAATGGTTAAATCTTATCTGGGATTAGAGCATCAGCAAATAACGAATGATGATGAGATTGTCGGAGATATTTGCTATAACTTTATTAATAAGTTTGGCAAACAAGTAGACAATGCTTGGAATGAAAGAGTAATAGCGATAGAACTTGAAAAGCTCAAGGCAATACCATTAGTTATTGGAGTAGCTTCTGGTCTTGAAAAGGTTTCTGCTATTAAAGCTGCATTAGAGGGTGGCTTGATTCATGTATTGATTACAGATGGTGTTACAGGAAGCGCGCTTGTCGAATGA
- a CDS encoding NAD(P)H-dependent oxidoreductase yields MSIYTKLLQRERENAPVKVGVIGAGQMGFGMIAQISKIPGMIVTGICDVNVEAAQKAADFYSSQSARKDAIIVTNDYRKVIQSNQVEVVVDATGVPEVGANVSLEALRSKKHIVLLNVEVDITIGSIMYQMFNNAGLIYTGSAGDEPAATLELYEFAKTMGLEVLVAGKGKNNPFNPLSNPDVAAAEAKAKNMSSHMLAAFQDGTKTMAEMNLLSNAIGLIPDKVGMHGVSATVQDVADKLTLKENGGVLDSFGVVEYVNGLAPGVFVIVKSELEPVDEELRYLKVGKGPHYVFYRPYHLASLETPITIAKAVLEHDSSIHPLGAPISETVAVAKRDIKAGETLDGIGGYSVRGVLETHRDMKANGHIPIGLISGKVVAKKDIKTGQFLTSDDVELDTNTTVWKLRALQDQLFPSNQEQRPLVTL; encoded by the coding sequence ATGTCAATTTACACGAAGCTTTTGCAAAGGGAACGTGAAAATGCTCCAGTTAAGGTGGGAGTCATCGGTGCAGGACAAATGGGGTTTGGAATGATTGCCCAAATTTCAAAGATTCCAGGTATGATCGTGACAGGTATTTGTGACGTAAATGTTGAAGCAGCACAAAAAGCAGCTGATTTCTATTCCTCACAATCGGCGCGTAAGGATGCAATAATTGTCACTAATGATTATCGGAAAGTCATTCAGTCAAACCAGGTTGAAGTAGTTGTTGATGCAACAGGTGTCCCTGAAGTGGGAGCAAATGTTTCTTTAGAAGCACTCAGATCAAAAAAACATATTGTCCTCTTAAATGTGGAAGTTGACATAACGATTGGATCAATTATGTATCAAATGTTTAACAATGCAGGACTTATTTATACTGGTTCTGCAGGTGATGAACCTGCAGCAACGCTTGAATTATATGAATTTGCCAAAACGATGGGATTAGAAGTGCTCGTTGCTGGCAAAGGAAAAAACAATCCATTTAATCCGCTCTCAAACCCCGATGTGGCAGCAGCAGAGGCGAAGGCAAAAAACATGAGTTCACACATGCTTGCTGCGTTCCAGGATGGAACGAAAACAATGGCAGAAATGAATCTATTAAGCAATGCAATTGGGTTAATACCAGACAAAGTCGGCATGCACGGCGTTTCCGCAACAGTTCAAGATGTTGCCGACAAATTAACGCTTAAAGAAAATGGCGGGGTATTAGACAGCTTTGGAGTAGTCGAATATGTAAATGGCCTTGCTCCAGGGGTATTTGTCATAGTAAAAAGCGAGCTTGAGCCAGTTGATGAAGAGCTCCGCTATTTGAAGGTTGGGAAAGGACCTCATTATGTATTCTACCGCCCTTACCATCTTGCCAGCTTAGAAACGCCAATAACGATTGCGAAAGCAGTTTTGGAGCATGATTCATCGATACATCCACTTGGTGCGCCAATTTCAGAAACAGTTGCTGTCGCAAAAAGGGACATAAAAGCAGGCGAGACATTAGATGGAATTGGCGGATACAGTGTGCGCGGTGTACTTGAAACACATCGTGATATGAAGGCAAACGGGCATATTCCCATTGGCTTAATCAGCGGCAAGGTTGTGGCAAAAAAAGACATCAAAACAGGACAATTCCTAACATCGGATGATGTGGAGCTTGATACAAATACAACGGTTTGGAAGCTGCGAGCATTGCAGGATCAATTATTCCCGTCAAACCAAGAACAACGTCCGCTTGTGACGTTATAG
- a CDS encoding PTS glucitol/sorbitol transporter subunit IIA, translating to MTKSVVKEIGELVPTFKEDKILILFGPQAPKELREMAVIHEFENLDEEPLKQGGTLQFGDERFTITAIGDLANQNFKELGHVSIYFQEPLDEVLPGAVFAAPYSFPNIIEGTVIAVK from the coding sequence ATGACAAAATCAGTTGTAAAAGAAATCGGAGAATTAGTTCCTACATTTAAAGAAGATAAAATCTTAATATTATTTGGCCCACAAGCACCAAAGGAATTACGAGAAATGGCTGTCATTCACGAATTTGAAAATCTGGACGAAGAGCCGTTAAAGCAAGGCGGAACACTGCAGTTTGGAGACGAGCGTTTCACTATAACTGCAATTGGAGATTTAGCAAATCAGAATTTCAAAGAATTGGGGCATGTTTCAATATACTTCCAGGAACCATTGGATGAAGTTTTGCCTGGGGCGGTATTTGCAGCACCATATTCGTTTCCTAATATAATAGAGGGCACAGTTATAGCTGTTAAGTAA
- a CDS encoding thiamine pyrophosphate-dependent dehydrogenase E1 component subunit alpha: MTVKTLKLPEMITEQKLKDLYKEMWLIRYFDEKVDQFFAKGMIHGTTHLCVGQEASAAGSIAVIGRKDKIVSTHRGHGHCIAKEGDVNKMMAELFGRETGYCKGKGGSMHIADVEKGNLGANGIVGGGLPLAVGAALTSQMKKENYVVLCFFGDGASNEGSFHESVNLAAIWDLPVVFICENNQYGMSGPVKEMTRIDHIADRAGSYGIPGKVVDGLDMIDIMNSVHEAVEHARSGKGPSLIEMKTYRWKGHSKSDAKKYRTREEEKEWRAKDGIKRFKETLINANILTEETAKQLEESAYQEIEGAVKFAENSPEPSIDSLLEDIYA, from the coding sequence ATGACAGTAAAAACATTAAAGCTTCCTGAGATGATTACAGAACAGAAACTGAAAGATTTATATAAAGAGATGTGGTTAATCCGCTATTTCGACGAAAAGGTGGATCAATTTTTTGCTAAAGGCATGATACATGGAACGACACATTTATGTGTTGGTCAAGAGGCATCTGCAGCAGGTTCTATCGCAGTGATTGGCAGAAAAGATAAGATTGTCAGCACACACAGGGGACACGGACACTGTATTGCAAAAGAAGGTGATGTTAACAAAATGATGGCAGAGCTATTCGGAAGAGAAACAGGCTATTGTAAAGGAAAAGGCGGTTCGATGCATATTGCGGATGTCGAAAAAGGCAATCTAGGAGCAAATGGAATTGTTGGTGGAGGTCTTCCGCTTGCGGTCGGAGCTGCGCTAACGTCACAAATGAAAAAAGAAAATTATGTCGTGCTTTGCTTCTTTGGTGATGGTGCCTCAAACGAAGGCAGCTTTCATGAATCGGTTAACCTTGCGGCAATCTGGGATCTTCCTGTTGTATTCATTTGTGAAAATAATCAATATGGGATGTCAGGTCCGGTAAAAGAAATGACACGTATAGACCATATTGCAGACAGAGCCGGCAGCTACGGCATCCCTGGCAAGGTAGTTGATGGACTTGACATGATTGATATTATGAATTCAGTCCATGAGGCAGTCGAACATGCACGCAGCGGCAAAGGGCCATCCTTAATCGAAATGAAAACATATCGCTGGAAAGGTCACTCAAAAAGCGATGCCAAAAAATACCGGACTCGTGAAGAAGAAAAGGAATGGAGAGCCAAAGACGGAATCAAACGCTTCAAGGAAACGCTCATCAATGCGAATATTCTTACAGAAGAAACAGCAAAGCAGTTGGAGGAGTCAGCTTATCAGGAAATCGAAGGTGCTGTGAAGTTTGCTGAAAACAGTCCAGAACCATCCATTGACAGTTTACTAGAAGATATATACGCATAA
- a CDS encoding alpha-ketoacid dehydrogenase subunit beta yields the protein MTTRQITYLEAVREAMSLEMRENDDVFILGEDIGVYGGAFGVTRGMIEEFGPERVRNTPISEAAIAGAAIGSALTGMRPILELQFSDFITIAMDQMVNQAAKTRYMFGGKGKVPMVLRTPSGSGTGAAAQHSQSLEAWMTHIPGLKVVQPSTAYDVKGLLKAAIDDDNPVIFYEHKLLYKTTGDVPTESYKIELGKADIKRAGTDVTIVATAIMVHKALEAAAILEQEGISVELIDPRTLVPLDKETIIESVKKTGRLIVVHEAVQRGGFGGEIVSVIAESEAFDYLDAPIKRLGGKEVPIPYNPTLEKAAIPQVPDIVAAVKETVKNR from the coding sequence ATGACTACAAGACAAATAACGTATTTAGAGGCTGTTAGGGAAGCGATGAGTTTGGAGATGCGCGAAAACGATGATGTATTCATTCTTGGAGAAGACATCGGGGTTTATGGTGGAGCCTTTGGCGTAACTCGTGGGATGATTGAAGAGTTCGGACCTGAACGGGTCCGTAATACACCTATTTCAGAAGCGGCGATTGCTGGTGCGGCCATCGGGTCGGCATTAACAGGAATGCGCCCAATTCTTGAACTGCAGTTTTCTGATTTTATTACGATAGCGATGGATCAAATGGTCAATCAAGCTGCCAAAACACGCTATATGTTTGGTGGTAAAGGGAAGGTGCCAATGGTATTACGGACACCGTCTGGGTCAGGAACAGGAGCTGCCGCTCAGCATTCTCAAAGTCTTGAAGCATGGATGACACATATTCCAGGATTGAAGGTAGTTCAGCCTTCCACTGCTTATGATGTCAAAGGATTATTAAAAGCAGCAATTGACGATGACAATCCAGTCATATTTTACGAGCATAAGCTTTTATATAAAACAACAGGCGATGTGCCGACAGAGTCATATAAAATCGAATTAGGTAAAGCTGACATTAAACGAGCAGGCACAGATGTTACGATTGTTGCAACCGCTATCATGGTTCATAAAGCCCTTGAAGCAGCAGCCATCCTCGAACAAGAAGGAATCAGTGTAGAGCTAATTGATCCGCGCACACTTGTGCCGCTTGATAAAGAAACCATCATAGAATCTGTGAAGAAAACAGGAAGATTGATTGTTGTCCATGAAGCAGTTCAGCGCGGCGGCTTCGGCGGGGAAATTGTCAGTGTAATTGCTGAAAGTGAAGCATTTGATTATTTAGATGCCCCAATTAAACGACTTGGTGGAAAAGAGGTTCCGATTCCATATAACCCTACCTTAGAAAAAGCAGCCATCCCGCAAGTTCCAGACATTGTTGCCGCAGTGAAAGAAACGGTGAAAAACAGATAA
- a CDS encoding 2-oxo acid dehydrogenase subunit E2, producing the protein MANEIFMPKLSSTMATGTLLQWFKEEGEAVDIGEPLFEIMTDKINIEVEAYDQGVLLKKYVAVDEEVPVNHVVGYIGKSGESVPAESPGQAGGGTNEEETSENNATVSLEDNQAAVRSLQESTKQRATPAARHLARSNKVDLVFINGSGPNGRVHKKDVVFYIESEQSSPKSTPLAQKIAAAAQVDLSTVTGSGVNGKIVKADVVHAITPQSKEADVAFDHTENRRKLSAMRKVIADRMAQSAYTAPHVTLTTEVDMSKVKELRSVLIPVVEKQTGLKISFTDILIKAAGSALSRHPQINVSIEGDEIVQHNEINIGLAVAVQDGLMVPVIKDVPAMGLAAVTKAAKNIGNRARENKLLPDQLKGSTFTISNLGMYAIDVFTPIINQPESAILGVGRIQDKPVAINNTIEIRAMMTLSLSFDHRAMDGAPAAAFLTELKQILENPFELLA; encoded by the coding sequence ATGGCAAACGAAATATTTATGCCCAAGCTAAGCAGCACGATGGCAACAGGCACTCTCCTACAGTGGTTTAAAGAAGAAGGAGAAGCTGTCGACATTGGAGAACCGCTTTTTGAAATAATGACAGACAAAATTAATATTGAAGTAGAAGCGTACGATCAAGGCGTGCTCCTCAAAAAATATGTTGCTGTCGATGAAGAGGTGCCAGTTAATCATGTGGTAGGCTATATTGGCAAATCAGGAGAATCCGTTCCAGCTGAATCACCAGGGCAGGCAGGCGGCGGCACAAATGAAGAGGAAACGTCAGAAAACAATGCAACAGTATCCTTAGAGGATAATCAGGCAGCTGTTCGTTCATTACAGGAGAGCACGAAGCAACGTGCCACACCAGCAGCGCGCCATTTAGCAAGGTCTAACAAGGTAGATTTAGTGTTTATAAATGGCAGTGGTCCAAATGGACGTGTTCATAAAAAAGATGTAGTTTTTTATATAGAAAGTGAGCAATCATCACCAAAATCAACACCACTTGCGCAGAAGATCGCAGCAGCAGCTCAAGTCGATTTATCGACTGTTACTGGAAGCGGTGTGAACGGGAAAATAGTGAAGGCAGATGTTGTTCATGCCATTACTCCGCAATCTAAAGAAGCGGATGTTGCTTTTGACCATACCGAAAATCGCCGAAAATTGTCTGCAATGAGAAAAGTAATTGCTGACAGAATGGCACAAAGTGCATATACAGCTCCACATGTAACATTAACAACGGAAGTCGATATGTCTAAAGTAAAAGAATTGCGGTCTGTGCTTATACCAGTAGTGGAAAAACAAACTGGCCTTAAAATCTCCTTTACTGACATCTTAATAAAAGCTGCCGGTTCAGCCCTTTCAAGGCATCCGCAAATAAATGTCTCGATAGAGGGGGACGAAATTGTCCAGCATAACGAAATTAATATTGGTCTTGCTGTCGCTGTACAGGATGGATTAATGGTTCCAGTCATTAAGGATGTGCCAGCAATGGGGCTTGCAGCAGTTACGAAAGCGGCCAAGAATATTGGCAATCGTGCTCGTGAAAACAAATTGCTGCCAGACCAATTAAAAGGCTCAACTTTTACAATAAGTAATCTCGGAATGTACGCAATTGATGTATTTACACCAATTATCAATCAACCAGAGAGTGCCATACTCGGAGTTGGAAGGATTCAGGATAAGCCAGTTGCTATTAATAATACTATTGAAATTCGTGCGATGATGACACTCAGCCTATCATTTGATCACAGAGCGATGGACGGGGCGCCGGCAGCTGCTTTTTTAACAGAATTAAAACAAATACTCGAAAATCCATTTGAGTTATTAGCATAG
- the lpdA gene encoding dihydrolipoyl dehydrogenase, with the protein MKTYDLVVIGGGPGGYVAALHAAKQGQKTALIEADNLGGTCLNRGCIPSKTYLKHAEIIEQIEKSKDWGIETGALTFSFSKMKKRKDDVIDRLRSGIAFLLKQGAIDVYNGYGTVLPNDCVKVQLADKQETVSAKKVIIATGSTPALPPIAGLDTIRYETSDTIFDLEEIPKSVIIIGGGVIGVEFATIFAALNTTVTIVEAADRIIATEDEEASRFLAKMLKKKGIRIQTGTIVQSVHETSEVKTVLCKDANGKEVLLEADVVTICTGRRPNLSAVAELNLQQNGPFIKVNSKMETSHNGVYAVGDVIGGWQLAHAASAEGIVAANNASGKSDYINYHVMPRCIYTLPEIASVGMSAEEAQRQGMEVRVEKFDFSGSGKALSAGEPDGFTKIIYEAKHGEIVGVVMAGSHVTELIANASAFMHLEGTITEAANMIHPHPTISETFFEAALNGVHKSLSQQAVRS; encoded by the coding sequence GTGAAAACCTATGATCTTGTCGTAATCGGTGGCGGACCTGGCGGGTATGTAGCAGCACTGCATGCAGCAAAACAAGGTCAAAAAACCGCGCTGATTGAAGCAGATAATCTTGGAGGAACGTGTTTAAATAGGGGCTGTATTCCATCAAAAACGTATTTAAAGCATGCTGAAATAATCGAACAAATCGAAAAAAGCAAGGATTGGGGAATCGAAACGGGAGCATTAACGTTTTCCTTCAGTAAAATGAAAAAACGAAAAGATGATGTAATTGACCGTCTTCGAAGTGGGATTGCCTTCCTGCTTAAGCAAGGGGCAATAGATGTGTATAACGGTTATGGCACAGTCCTGCCAAATGATTGCGTGAAGGTACAGCTGGCCGATAAACAAGAAACCGTTAGCGCTAAAAAAGTAATCATTGCAACAGGTTCAACACCAGCTCTGCCGCCAATTGCAGGATTAGATACTATCCGCTATGAAACTAGTGATACCATTTTCGATTTGGAGGAAATCCCGAAATCTGTCATTATAATTGGCGGTGGTGTTATCGGGGTGGAATTTGCCACTATTTTTGCCGCTTTAAACACGACAGTAACAATTGTGGAAGCAGCTGATAGAATCATTGCAACAGAGGATGAGGAAGCTTCAAGGTTTTTAGCTAAAATGTTAAAGAAAAAGGGCATCCGCATCCAAACAGGTACAATAGTGCAAAGTGTTCACGAGACTTCAGAAGTAAAAACCGTTCTTTGTAAGGATGCAAATGGGAAAGAAGTACTGCTTGAAGCAGACGTAGTAACCATATGTACTGGCAGGCGTCCAAATCTGTCTGCTGTTGCAGAGCTTAACTTGCAACAAAATGGTCCGTTTATTAAGGTTAATAGCAAAATGGAAACGAGTCATAACGGTGTTTACGCTGTTGGAGACGTGATAGGCGGCTGGCAGCTCGCACATGCAGCAAGCGCTGAGGGCATTGTTGCAGCAAATAATGCCTCAGGTAAATCTGACTATATCAATTATCATGTTATGCCACGCTGTATATATACTTTACCTGAAATTGCTTCTGTTGGCATGTCCGCAGAGGAAGCACAAAGGCAAGGCATGGAAGTTCGTGTTGAGAAGTTCGATTTTTCCGGAAGTGGAAAAGCACTAAGTGCGGGTGAGCCAGACGGGTTTACGAAAATTATCTATGAAGCAAAGCATGGTGAAATCGTCGGTGTTGTGATGGCAGGCTCTCATGTTACAGAATTGATCGCAAATGCTTCTGCCTTTATGCATTTAGAAGGAACAATCACGGAAGCGGCGAATATGATTCATCCACATCCGACAATTTCAGAAACCTTTTTTGAAGCAGCCTTAAATGGAGTGCATAAATCACTATCTCAGCAAGCTGTGCGGTCTTAA
- a CDS encoding PTS sugar transporter subunit IIA, producing the protein MEKLIHLDENVVHLHVLAEDSEDIIATLSEGLKRHQYVKESFLLSILEREKVFPTGLPLATMGVAIPHTDPEHVIRPMISVAVLENPVEFIVMGSENTKVSVEIVLMLAISDPAKQLSLLEKLMSVFQNDAAMSQLKNAVSAKELVEILDKELNQISVE; encoded by the coding sequence ATGGAAAAGTTAATTCACCTTGATGAAAATGTTGTGCACTTGCATGTATTAGCAGAAGATAGCGAAGATATTATTGCTACATTAAGTGAAGGCTTAAAAAGACATCAATATGTGAAAGAATCGTTTTTATTATCCATTTTAGAAAGGGAAAAAGTTTTCCCAACAGGACTGCCTCTTGCAACAATGGGAGTGGCGATTCCCCATACAGATCCAGAGCATGTTATTAGGCCGATGATTTCAGTTGCAGTTTTGGAAAATCCAGTTGAGTTTATCGTGATGGGAAGTGAAAACACTAAAGTCAGTGTGGAAATTGTTCTTATGTTAGCAATCTCCGATCCAGCCAAGCAGCTGAGTTTGCTGGAAAAATTAATGAGTGTCTTCCAAAATGATGCAGCGATGTCTCAGCTGAAAAATGCCGTTTCTGCTAAAGAGCTTGTAGAAATATTAGACAAAGAGCTAAACCAAATTAGTGTCGAATGA
- a CDS encoding PTS galactitol transporter subunit IIC — MIKQAVDFVLDLGPSIMLPIIMTIFGLLLKQGFKKSLTAGITIGIGFIGVNLVIGLLSGAIGPAAQAMVEKLGLNLDILDVGWPIGAAISFGTPVAPLMIPLVLVLNVIMLSTNLTKTLNVDIWNFWHLIFAASVTYYAYDNMILAIAVGLIVSAITLKLADWTAPAVEHHFGLKGVSMAHSETVNFAPITYASNRIVDKIPGINKIEADPETLKKRFGIFGEPLVMGLVLGLLIGFLGGYDAKGILTLGIQMSAVLILMPRMVALLMEGLIPISEGARDLINKKFPGKNVYIGLDTAIVIGTASNMAVALIMVPITLLLAVILPYNGMLPFADFAVLPFTVVWAVAAARGNIIRGIINSIVTLMIVFFIATNLADLATTMGRAVGFDFPEGATQISGIDLGSHVIPWIIVRLLDPSNPYFIAAIVAALAYCLLWYWVRNDIKRQYAKEMGLDAKTLKPVEAVQENENAYKA, encoded by the coding sequence ATGATTAAGCAGGCTGTTGATTTTGTGTTAGATTTAGGTCCTTCCATCATGCTTCCCATCATCATGACGATTTTTGGTTTGCTGTTAAAGCAAGGCTTCAAAAAATCATTAACAGCAGGAATTACCATTGGAATTGGCTTCATTGGCGTTAATCTTGTTATTGGGCTTTTATCAGGAGCCATCGGGCCTGCAGCACAGGCGATGGTTGAGAAGCTCGGTTTGAATTTGGATATTTTGGATGTGGGCTGGCCAATTGGGGCGGCGATTTCCTTTGGAACACCAGTAGCACCATTAATGATTCCATTAGTTTTAGTTTTAAACGTAATCATGCTGTCTACTAATTTAACCAAAACGCTAAACGTAGATATTTGGAACTTCTGGCATCTTATCTTTGCTGCATCTGTTACTTATTATGCTTATGACAATATGATTCTAGCGATTGCAGTTGGCTTGATTGTCTCAGCCATTACCCTCAAACTAGCAGACTGGACTGCACCAGCAGTTGAGCACCACTTTGGCCTCAAGGGTGTTTCCATGGCCCACTCAGAGACAGTTAACTTTGCACCAATCACGTATGCAAGTAATCGAATTGTAGATAAAATTCCTGGTATCAATAAAATAGAGGCAGATCCGGAAACATTAAAGAAACGATTTGGGATTTTTGGTGAACCGCTTGTTATGGGGTTAGTGCTTGGCCTCCTGATTGGTTTCCTTGGCGGTTATGACGCAAAAGGAATTCTCACATTAGGGATTCAAATGTCGGCAGTATTAATTCTTATGCCAAGAATGGTAGCTCTGTTAATGGAAGGACTTATTCCCATATCAGAGGGAGCCCGTGACTTAATCAATAAAAAGTTCCCTGGGAAAAATGTTTATATTGGTCTTGATACAGCCATAGTGATTGGAACAGCATCCAATATGGCAGTAGCATTGATTATGGTGCCAATAACACTGTTATTAGCTGTCATTCTCCCATATAACGGTATGCTGCCATTTGCAGATTTTGCTGTTCTTCCATTCACCGTCGTATGGGCTGTTGCAGCAGCACGGGGCAATATTATTCGCGGCATTATTAACAGCATTGTCACATTGATGATTGTTTTCTTTATTGCAACGAATCTAGCAGATTTAGCTACAACGATGGGAAGAGCAGTCGGCTTTGATTTTCCAGAAGGAGCAACACAGATTTCCGGTATTGATTTAGGCTCCCATGTTATTCCATGGATAATTGTCCGCTTACTTGATCCAAGCAACCCATATTTTATTGCAGCGATTGTTGCCGCACTTGCTTATTGTTTACTTTGGTATTGGGTCAGAAATGATATTAAAAGACAATATGCGAAAGAAATGGGCTTAGACGCAAAGACATTAAAGCCAGTTGAAGCAGTACAAGAAAATGAAAACGCTTATAAAGCGTAA
- a CDS encoding PTS sugar transporter subunit IIB — protein sequence MAKKILVSCGTAVATSTVVAKKIEEMLKKKGLNVVVEQCKASEVPSKAARADLIVTTTPVSDTGNTPVIQTISFLTGVGIDADIEKIISHIDK from the coding sequence ATGGCCAAAAAAATCTTAGTTTCCTGTGGAACTGCTGTAGCTACCTCAACAGTTGTCGCTAAAAAAATTGAAGAAATGCTGAAAAAGAAAGGGTTAAATGTTGTTGTGGAGCAGTGTAAAGCATCTGAGGTTCCCTCAAAGGCAGCGCGAGCAGATTTAATTGTGACAACAACACCAGTCAGCGATACAGGTAATACACCAGTCATTCAAACGATTTCCTTTTTAACAGGTGTTGGAATTGATGCAGATATAGAAAAAATCATCTCACATATTGATAAATAA
- a CDS encoding zinc-dependent dehydrogenase, with product MQDAKRHNQNEEKRQEGQMKVASFYNKNKINYEDRQIPSIEKDEVLIKMEYCGLCGTDIHKVLDEKVAQQTVLGHEVAGTIVKVGANIKDYQIGDRVFVAHHVPCFTCHYCKRGSYSLCPQFTQTNLDPGGFAEYIRIPALHVKHTMGHLPKGMSFEEGALVEPIACCLHGFELIDTHPGDTVVIMGAGQIGLLQVQLAKSLLAATIIVSDINPYRLEKSLEFGADVAINSHKEDVVTSIMEQTNGKGADIVIISAGIQQLLPQAMECVSRGGTVLVFAPFPNTDVAIPAARFFLDEIKVVGSYSSTPYNYERAINMLRNNVFNVKKMITHRFPLAELDQAIALAHNPSEQVLKVLIKP from the coding sequence ATGCAGGACGCGAAACGGCACAATCAAAATGAGGAAAAACGGCAGGAAGGCCAAATGAAAGTAGCTTCCTTCTACAATAAAAACAAGATTAACTATGAAGACAGACAAATCCCTTCCATTGAAAAAGACGAAGTATTAATAAAAATGGAATATTGTGGACTTTGCGGAACAGATATTCATAAAGTGCTCGATGAAAAAGTAGCGCAGCAAACTGTTCTTGGTCATGAGGTCGCAGGAACAATCGTTAAGGTAGGTGCAAATATAAAAGATTATCAGATTGGTGACAGAGTATTTGTCGCCCATCATGTACCGTGTTTTACTTGTCATTATTGCAAAAGAGGATCGTACAGCCTATGTCCCCAATTTACACAAACGAATCTTGATCCAGGCGGCTTTGCAGAATATATTCGCATACCTGCATTACATGTTAAACACACGATGGGCCACCTGCCAAAAGGAATGAGTTTTGAGGAGGGGGCATTGGTTGAACCAATTGCCTGCTGTCTGCACGGATTTGAATTAATAGACACTCATCCGGGAGATACAGTGGTTATTATGGGGGCAGGCCAAATTGGGCTCCTGCAGGTTCAATTAGCAAAAAGTCTCCTTGCTGCAACTATTATTGTAAGTGATATTAATCCATATCGTCTTGAAAAATCTTTGGAATTTGGAGCTGATGTGGCAATAAATAGTCATAAGGAAGATGTCGTAACAAGCATAATGGAGCAGACAAATGGAAAGGGAGCCGATATTGTCATTATTTCAGCAGGAATTCAACAATTGTTACCCCAAGCAATGGAATGTGTGTCAAGAGGTGGCACTGTATTAGTTTTTGCTCCATTTCCAAACACAGACGTAGCAATCCCTGCAGCACGGTTTTTTCTTGATGAAATAAAGGTTGTGGGCTCTTATTCCTCCACTCCTTACAACTATGAAAGAGCTATTAACATGCTGCGAAACAACGTATTTAATGTAAAAAAAATGATTACCCATCGTTTTCCGTTAGCAGAGCTGGATCAAGCAATAGCACTTGCTCATAATCCGTCAGAACAGGTTTTAAAGGTTCTAATAAAACCATAG